In Carya illinoinensis cultivar Pawnee chromosome 6, C.illinoinensisPawnee_v1, whole genome shotgun sequence, a single genomic region encodes these proteins:
- the LOC122312419 gene encoding exosome complex component RRP41 homolog, with product MEYVNPEGLRLDGRRPMEMRQIRAEIGAVAKADGSAVFEMGNTKVIAAVYGPREVQNRSQQISDKALVRCEYSMANFSTGDRMRKPKGDRRSTEISLVIRQTMEACIMTHLMPRSQIDIFVQVLQADGGTRSACINAATLALADAGIPLRDLVTSCSAGYLNSTPLLDLNYVEDSAGGPDVTVGFLPKLDKVTLLQMDSKLSIDLFENVMQLAIEGCKAVANYIREILLENTKQLEYRRGL from the exons ATGGAGTACGTGAACCCCGAAGGACTTCGCTTGGATGGTCGCCGTCCCATGGAA ATGAGACAAATTCGAGCAGAGATTGGTGCAGTTGCTAAAGCTGACGG GTCTGCTGTGTTTGAGATGGGTAACACCAAAGTCATTGCAGCAGTATATGGCCCTAGAGAG GTCCAAAATAGGAGTCAACAAATTAGTGACAAGGCGCTG GTGCGCTGCGAGTATAGCATGGCTAATTTTAGTACTGGGGATCGAATGAGAAAACCAAAGGGTGACAG ACGATCCACAGAGATATCTCTTGTTATTCGCCAGACCATGGAAGCTTGCATAATGACACATTTGATGCCTCGGTCTCAG ATTGATATTTTCGTCCAAGTTCTCCAAGCTGATGGAG GGACTAGATCTGCATGTATCAATGCTGCAACTTTGGCCCTTGCAGATGCTGGGATTCCTTTGCGGGATCTTGTTACTTCATGTAGTGCTGGGTACCTTAATAGCACTCCTCTGCTTG ATTTGAACTACGTAGAAGATAGTGCTGGAGGTCCTGATGTCACTGTAGGGTTTCTACCTAAGTTGGACAAAGTGACTCTTCTTCAG ATGGATTCTAAGTTGTCAATAGACCTTTTTGAAAATGTCATGCAACTTGCAATTGAAGGCTGCAAAGCAGTAGCAAATTACATTCGGGAG ATATTGCTAGAGAATACCAAGCAACTAGAGTATCGCCGGGGTCTATAG